A section of the Chelmon rostratus isolate fCheRos1 chromosome 16, fCheRos1.pri, whole genome shotgun sequence genome encodes:
- the hoxa1a gene encoding homeobox protein Hox-A1a, whose protein sequence is MSSFLDYSVMSGEGGSCSVRAFHSDHGITTFQSCAVTVNNCGADDRFMASRGSPDGIPHQTGSYQSTASSLGLAYGAHPACSSSYGPQSFCSTYNHYALNQEVDSTAGFAQCGPLMYSGNVSSTMVSQHRQGYSAAPLGQLQYAHAAYGGGHDQAAPFPGCSNPLSPLHAAHLEACCSPLSEGASSAQTFDWMKVKRNPPKTGRSGEYGFGGQPNTVRTNFTTKQLTELEKEFHFNKYLTRARRVEIAAALQLNETQVKIWFQNRRMKQKKREKEGLLPAKAASSDRGERIQEKMDDAESEKSISAPSTPSPTSSTVSSTGADPYSSN, encoded by the exons ATGAGCAGCTTCTTAGACTACTCGGTGATGAGCGGTGAAGGTGGCTCATGCTCTGTCAGGGCTTTCCACTCGGACCACGGGATTACAACTTTCCAGTCCTGCGCGGTTACTGTCAATAACTGCGGGGCGGATGACCGCTTCATGGCCAGCAGGGGTTCCCCTGACGGCATCCCTCATCAGACGGGGTCATACCAGTCTACTGCGAGCTCGCTGGGTCTCGCCTACGGGGCCCATCCGGCCTGCAGCTCCAGCTATGGACCCCAAAGTTTCTGTTCTACGTATAACCATTACGCGCTGAACCAGGAAGTAGATTCCACAGCGGGATTCGCCCAGTGCGGCCCGCTGATGTACTCGGGTAATGTTTCCTCCACAATGGTCTCTCAGCATCGCCAGGGTTACAGCGCCGCCCCCCTGGGCCAGTTACAGTATGCCCACGCCGCCTATGGCGGCGGGCACGACCAAGCAGCACCCTTTCCTGGGTGCTCAAACCCACTGTCACCACTGCACGCAGCTCACCTGGAGGCTTGCTGCTCACCTCTGTCTGAGGGCGCGTCTTCTGCACAGACCTTCGACTGGATGAAAGTAAAGAGGAACCCACCAAAAACAG GCAGGTCTGGGGAGTACGGTTTCGGGGGTCAGCCGAACACGGTCCGGACCAACTTCACCACCAAGCAGCTGACGGAGCTGGAAAAGGAGTTCCACTTCAACAAGTACCTGACCCGTGCGCGGCGCGTGGAGATCGCAGCCGCGCTGCAGCTGAATGAGACTCAGGTGAAAATTTGGTTCCAGAACCGGAggatgaagcagaagaagagggagaaagaagggcTGCTGCCGGCCAAAGCTGCATCCTCAGACCGGGGAGAGAGGATTCAAGAGAAAATGGACGATGCAGAGTCAGAGAAGTCTATCTCAGCTCCCTCTACTCCATCTCCCACATCCTCCACGGTGTCGTCCACGGGGGCTGATCCTTACTCCTCCAACTAA